TGGTACGGGGCGGTCCTGGCGGCCGGCTTCGACGCGATCGTCAACGAGCGGGCCAACCGGATGCGCCGGCCGCGCGGCCCGCGCCGCTACGACCTGGCGATCCTGGTGGAGCTGGCCCGGCTGCGCCCGCGCCGCTACCGGTTGCGCCTCGACGGCGTGCCGCACGAGGTCGACGCCGTGCTGGTCGCGGTGGGCAACTGCGCCAGCTACGGCGGCGGGATGCGGATCTGCCCCGACGCCGACCCCACCGACGGGCTGCTGGACGTGGTGGTCGGCGGGCGGTTCGACCGGCGCACCCTGATGCGGGTGAAGCCGCAGATCTATCGGGGCACCCACGTCACGCACCCGCTGGTGCGCAGCTACCGGGCGCGGACGGTGGAGCTGTGGGCCGAGGGCATCACCAGCTACGCCGACGGGGAGCGGGCGCTGGAGCTGCCGGTACGGATCACCGCCGAGCCGCAGGCGGTGCGGCTGCTGCGCTGAGCTGCCCGTCCGGCCCCTCGGCCACCGGCCCGGCCGGCTCACCGGGCTCGTCCGTCCGGGGCGCGGCGGCCCGTACGGCGCCGACGCTGGCCACGATCACCAGGCCGATCGCCAGCAGCTCCACCGCCCGCAGGTCCTGGTGCAGCACCAGCCAGCCGGCGAGCGTCGCGAGCGCCGGGCCGAGACTCATCAGCACCGCGAAGGTCGAGGTCGGCAGCCGGCGCAGCGCCAGCAGCTCCAGGGTGTACGGCAGCACCGACGCGAGCAGCGCCAGCCCGGCGCCGAGCGCCAGCGTGCCCGGGTGCCACAGCCGCGTCCCCGCGTCCAGCAGGCCGAACGGCAGCGTGATCACGGCCGCCACCGCGAGGGCGAGGGCCAGCCCGTCCGCGCGGGGGAAGCGGCCCCCGACCCGGGCCGAGCAGACGATGTACGCCGCCCAGAGCGCCCCGGCGGTCAGCGCGAGGCCGGCGCCCACCGGGTTCAGCCGGTCGAAGCCCCCCTGACCGAGCAGGGCCACCCCGGCCAGTGCCAGGCCGGCCCAGCACCAGGCGGTCCAGCGGTGCGCGGTCAACACCGACAGGGTGAGCGGTCCCAGCACCTCCAGGGTGACGGCCGGGCCCAGCGGAATGCGGTCGATGGCCTGGTAGAAGACCGAGTTCATGCCGGCCAGGGCCAGCCCGAACGCGACGACGGAGAGCCAGGCGGCCCGGTCGTGCCCGCGCAGCCGGGGCCGGCACGCCAGCAGCATCAGCAGCGCGCCCAGGGTCAGCCGCAGCGTCACCGTGCCGGCCACCCCGGCCCGGGGGAAGAGCAGTGCGGCGACCGCCGAGCCGAAGTGCACCGACAGCGCGCCGCCCAGCACCAGCCCGACCGCACCGAGCCGGCCGCCGCAGCGGCGGGGAGCGCGTACGGGGATCGGTGCGGTGCTGGTCATGGCCCTGACGCTAGCCCGTGGCCCGGGACGCGCCGCACCGGCGGTGGCGGGTGGTTCAGGCCGCCCCGGCGGCGCGGGAGGGGTGGACGCCGACCAGGCGGTCCAGCCACTCGGCGAGCAGCGCCCGCTCGGCGGGGGACAGGTCGGCGGCCACCTCCGGCAGCGCGGCGCGCAGCGCCACCGCGTGGCGTACCGGTCGGTCGGGTGGGCGCAGGGTGCGGGCGGCGGGACTGTCTGCGCAGACGGCGGTGAGCAGGGCCTCCCGGACGGCGGTGGAGAGGGCGGGGTCGCCTCCCGCGATCAGGGTCAGGGTGACGCCGCAGTTCGCCGCGTGCACCATCTCGGCCGCCCGGTCCACGTCGACCCGGAGCCGGCCCGCCTCGGCCACCCGGTGGACGAGCTGACGGAGGATGTCGGCGGCCACCCGGGCGGCGGTGGGACGCTCCCCGGGACGCGGGTCGCCGTACATCAGGGTGTGGCAGGCGGGCTGCGCGACGCCGAACGCGACCAGCGTGTCCCAGCCGTGCCGCAGGTCGTCGACCGGATCGGCGGCCTCCGGGGCGGCCTGGTCGTGCAGCCAGGTGGCGAAGCGGAAGCTGGCCGCCGCGTCCAGCAGCCCGCGCAGGTCGCCGAACTGCCGGTAGAGGGTCGGCGCCTGCACCCCGGCGGCACGGCTGACCGCCCGGGTGGTGACCGCGTCCCGGCCGCCCTCGGCGAGCAGCGCGGCGGCGGCGCGGACGATCCGGTCCCGGGGCGACATCTCGATCATGACTGCGACGATAAGCCGGACCGGTTAGCGCCGCTACGTGACGCGCTCACCGGCCGGTGTTAGCGGCGGAAACCGCAGCTCAGGACGACAGGGCCAGATCCAGTACGGCGCCGAGCCCGCTGGCCCGACCCGGCTCAGCGGCGGGCAGCACCAGCACCGCGCACCCGGCCGCCGCCGCGCCCGCGTCGGCCGGCGTGTCACCCACCATCAGCGTGTGCTCCGGGTCGACGCCGAGCAGGCCGCAGGCGCGCAGGAAGATCCCCGGGTCGGGCTTGCAGCGCCCCACCTCGTACGACAGCGCGTACGCGTCGACCAGGTCGGCCAGCCCCCAGGCGGCGAACAGCGGCCGGATGTCGAAGCCGATGTTGCTGACCACCGCCACCTTCACCCCGCCCTGCCGCAGCGCCTTGAGCACCGCCTCGGTGTCCGGGTACGGCACCCAGCCGTCGGGGATCAGCAGCCGCTCGTAGAGGGCGTCGGCGAAGCCGTCGATGCCGGCGTCCACCGTCTCGGCCAGACCCGTGTAGGCCGCCCGGTGGGCGTGCTCGTAGAGATCACGGTCGGCCCACAGCTCGGCCAGCCGGGGCGGCACCCGGGCCGGCAGCGGCCCACCGGCCCGCCCGGCGGTGAGCAGCCGGTCGGCCAGCGAGGTGGCCTTCACCCGGTCCAGTTCCACCCCGCACGCCGCGGCGGCCTGGAGCACCCACTCGCGGGGCTCCTCCACCTGGGCGAGGGTGCCGTGGAAGTCGAAGAGCACCGCCTCCACGGGCCGACGGGACGGGCTCGGGCGGACGGCGTCGTCGGCGCCGCTCGAGGTGTGGGGCGGTTCGGCATGGTCCGGCACGTCGTGCACCCTACCGATCCCCTCCGACCTTCCTGCCGGATGGCCTTACCCGGTGGTCGTCGGACCCAGCGATTAATCTTGAGACATGTCGAGCCCCGCCGAGCGGTACGCCGCGGCACGCCGCCGGGCCGCGCAGGCCTCCGCCTTCCCGGCCCTGGACGAATTCGCCCGCGATCTCGGGTTCGACCTGGACGACTTCCAGCGGGAGGCGTGCGAGTCCCTGGAGCGGGGCAGCGGCGTGCTGGTCTGCGCCCCGACCGGCGCCGGCAAGACCGTGGTCGGCGAGTTCGCCGTACATCTGGCCCTGCGGGGCGCGCCGGGGCAGCCGGCGGCGGCCGACGCTGCGCCCGGGCCCACGACCCGGCGCAAGTGTTTCTACACCACGCCGATCAAGGCGCTCTCCAACCAGAAGTACCACGACCTCGTCGACCGGTACGGTGCCGAGCAGGTCGGCCTGCTCACCGGCGACAACGCGATCAACGGCGACGCGCCCGTGGTGGTGATGACCACCGAGGTGCTGCGCAACATGCTCTACGCCGGCTCCAGCACGTTGCAGGGCCTGGCCTACGTGGTGATGGACGAGGTGCACTATCTCGCCGACCGGTTCCGGGGCGGCGTCTGGGAAGAGGTGATCATCCACCTGCCCGCCTCGGTCACCCTGGTCTCCCTCTCGGCGACGGTCTCCAACGCCGAGGAGTTCGCCGACTGGCTGGTCACCGTCCGGGGCGAGACCGCGGTGGTGGTCAGCGAGCACCGGCCGGTGCCGCTGTGGCAGCACATGCTGGTCGGCAAGCGGATGTTCGACCTGTTCCACGACGCCGACGCCGCCCGCAAGCACGACGTCCACCCCGAGCTGCTGCGCTACACCCGGGACACGGTGCGTCGGCTGGAGCTGGGGGAGGGGCGCAGCGCCGGCCCCGGCGCCGGACGACGCGGCCCCCGCTGGCGCGGCCCGCTGCGCCCGGACATCGTCGAGCGGCTCGACCGGGAGAACCTGCTCCCGGCGATCCTGTTCATCTTCAGCCGCGCCGGCTGCCAGGCGGCGGTGCAGCAGTGCCTCGCCGCCGGCCTGCGCCTCACCTCCGCCGAGGAACGCGCGGAGATCCGCGAGGTGGTCGAGTCGAGGATCACCGCCATCCCCGGCGAGGACCTCACCGTGCTCGGCTACTGGGAGTGGCTCGACGGCCTGGAGCGCGGCCTCGCCGCCCACCACGCGGGCATGCTGCCGGCCTTCAAGGAGGTCGTCGAGGAGCTCTTCGTGCGCGGCCTGGTCAAGGCGGTCTTCGCCACCGAGACCCTGGCGCTCGGCATCAACATGCCGGCCCGCTGCGTGGTGCTGGAACGCCTGGTCAAGTTCAACGGGGAGGCGCACGTCGACCTGACCCCGGGGGAGTACACCCAGCTCACCGGGCGGGCCGGCCGGCGCGGCATCGACGTCGAGGGGCACGCCGTCGTGGTCTGGTCGCCGGAGACCGACCCCCGGCACGTGGCCGGCCTGGCCTCCACCCGCACCTATCCGCTGCGGTCCAGCTTCCGGCCGTCGTACAACATGGCGGTCAACCTGGTCGGCACGGTCGGCGCGGAGCCGGCCCGGGCGCTGCTGGAGTCCTCGTTCGCGCAGTTCCAGGCGGACCGGTCGGTGGTCGGCCTGGCCCGGCAGGTGCAGCGCAACACCGAGACGATCGAGGCGTACGGCGCGGAGGCGGCCTGCCACCAGGGCGACTTCGACGAGTACTTCGCGCTGCGGGTGGCCATCGCCGACCGGGAACGCGCGATCGCCCGGCAGGGGCAGACCCAGCGCAAGGCCGCCGCGGTGGCCTCCCTGGAGCGACTGCGGATCGGTGACGTGATCCGGGTGCCGTCGGGGCGGCGGGCCGGTCTCGCGGTGGTGCTCGACCCGGCCACCGGGGGCTTCGGTGAGCCCCGGCCGCTGGTGCTCACCCAGGACCGGTGGGCCGGGCGGGTCACCCCCGGCGACTTCACCACCCCGGCCGAGGTGCTGGCCCGGATCCGGGTGCCGAAGCACTTCAACCACCGCTCCCCGGCCGCCCGGAGGGACCTCGCCGCCGAGGTCAGCGGCACCGGGCTGGACCGGCACGGCGGGCGACGCGGCGGCCGGTCCCGACAGGCCGCCGGGGAGGACCACCGGCTCAGCCAGCTCCGCTCCGAGCTGCGCCGGCACCCCTGCCACGCCTGCGCCGAGCGGGAGGAGCACGCCCGCTGGGCGGAGCGCCGGCGTCGGCTGGAACGCGACACCGAGGAGCTGCGGGAGCGGGTGGCCGGCCGCACCGGCTCCCTGGCCCGGACCTTCGACCGGATCGTCGCGCTGCTCACCGCCCGGGGCTACCTCTCCGCCGACGGCGAGGTCACCGACGCCGGCCGGATGCTCGGCCGGATCTGGACCGAGGCGGACCTGCTGGTCGCCGAGTGCCTGCGCCGGGGGGTCTGGGACGGGCTCTCCCCGGCCGAGCTGGCCGCCGCCGTCTCCGTGGTGGTCTTCGAGGCCCGCCGGGACGTCGACGAGCGGGCGTCGCTGCCGCGCGGCCCGGTCTCCGAGGCGGTCGAGGCGACCCTCAAGCTCTGGGGGGAGATCGAGGCGGACGAGGCGGCCCGGGGCCTCACCGTCACCCGCGAGCCGGACCTCGGCTTCGCCTGGCCGATCTATCGCTGGGCGAAGGGCGAGACCCTGGCGAAGGTGCTCGCGAGCGGACACCAGATCGACGGGGAGATGCCGGCCGGGGACTTCGTCCGCTGGTCCCGGCAGGTCGTCGACCTGCTCGGTCAGCTCGCCGACTCCGGCGGCGCCTCGGCCGAGCTGCGCGCCACCGCGCGGCAGGCCATCGGGACCGTCAACCGGGGTGTGCTGGCCTACCACGCCACCGCCTGATCATCACTTTCGGTCACCTACCGCCGAGAATCGACGCATCGGAACGTCACCGCCACGGCACCCCCCGGATTTCCCGGGGGGTGCCGTCGTGCCTGTTCAGGGCCTCCACGATCATGGCGAGGGCGCACTTGTTACGCGCCGGTAGCTCTTTGGGGGAAAGGCCGTCATGGCGGAAATCAATCACTTTGAGTACGGGTGGATCACGCCCGCGCTCAGCTACGCGCTCTCGGTGCTCGGCTCGGCCCTCGGGCTGGTCTGCGCCGGCCGGATCCGGACCGCCACCACCGGCGGGCAGCGGGCCCGGTGGGGGCTGCTCGCCGCCTGGGCGCTCGGCGGCACGGCCATCTGGGCGATGCACTTCATGGCGATGCTCGGCTTCGCCGTCCAGGGCACCCGGATCCGCTACGACGTGCCGATCACCGCGGCCAGCACGGCGATCGCCGTCGCGGCCGTCGGCATCGGCCTGGCCATCGTCGGCACCGGCCGGCTCTCGGTGGTCCGGCTCCTCGCCGGTGGGCTCTTCACCGGCCTCGGCGTGGCCGCCATGCACTACACCGGCATGGCCGCGATGCGGCTGGACGGCACCCTCGCCTACGACCCCACCCGGGTGGCCCTGTCGGTGCTCATCGCGGTGGTCGCCGCGACGGTGGCGCTCTGGCTGTCGATGACCGTCCGGCGCGGCCTCGCCATCGCCGCCTCCGCGCTGGTCATGGGCATCGCCGTCAACGGGATGCACTTCACCGGCATGAGCGCGCTGTCGGTGCACGTGCACGACCGGCAGGGCGAGCTGGCCGGCACCGAGGTCAGCGGCCTGCTGGTGCCGATCGTGCTGGCCGTGGTCTTCGGTGTGGTCGGGCTGGTCTACGCGCTGCTCGCCGCGCCGACCGAGGACGACCTGGCCGGGGCGGCGTACCTCGACGCGCGGCGGAGCCCGGAGCACAGCCGTCCGACGCCGGAGCCGACGCCGGACCCGGTGGGCCTGCGCGGGCGGACCACCCTCGGCTCGCCGGGCACGCCCTTCCCGTCCCGGCGCGACACGTCGTCCCGCTGACGGCCGCGTCGCCGCGGCGCCGGCCCGACCGGGTCGGACGGTGCTGAACTCAGAGTCGCCGGCCCGACCGGGTCGGCCTGTTCTGAACTCAGAGTCGCCGGCCCGACCGGGTCGGCCGACTCCCACTCAGTCCCGGGTGGCGAGGGCGTCGACGAGGCGGCGGCAGGAGCCGGCCAGGTTCCACTGCTCGGCCAGCTCCAGCAACCGGTCCGGGTCCGCCGGCGCCGTCGGCAGCGCGGTGGGCAGCGGCGGCAGCGGCACGTCGGTGGCGACCCGGACCACCTTCGGCGCGACGGCCAGATAGTCCCGGGCCGCGTCCAGCTTGGCCCGCAGCCCGGGGGCGAACCCGGACGTCGGGTCGTCGAGCGCGTCGAGGATGCCGGCGAGGCCGCCGTACCGGTCGATCAGCCGGGCGGCGGTCTTCTCGCCCACCCCGGGCACCCCGGGCAGCCCGTCGCTCGGGTCGCCGCGCAGCGCCGCGAAGTCGGCGTACCGGTCGGCGGGGACGCCGTACCGGGCCCGGACCGCGGCGTCGTCGCAGTCGTCCAGCTTCGCCACGCCCCGGCCGACGTAGAGCAGCCGCACCCGGCGGGTGTCGTCGATCAGCTGGAACAGGTCGCGGTCGCCGGAGACCACCTCGACCGGGCCGGGCTGGGTCACCGAGAGCGTGCCGAGCACGTCGTCGGCCTCGTAGCCGGTGGCGCCGACGGCGGTGACGCCGATCGCGGCGAGGACCTCCAGGATCATCGGCACCTGGGGGGAGAGCGTGTCGGGCACCACCTCGCCGCCCTCCGGCGCGACCCGGTGCGCCTTGTACGACGGCAGCAGCTCCACCCGCCAGGCCGGCCGCCAGTCGTGGTCGAGCGCGCAGACCATCCGGTCCGGCCGACGGGTGCGGACGAGCTGGGCCAGCATGTCGAGGAAGCCGCGGACGGCGTTGACGGGCTGGCCCGCCGCCGTCCGCGCGGCCGACTCGGGAATGCCGAAGTAGGCCCGGAAATAGAGGCTGGGGGCGTCGATCAGCAGGATCGGGGGTTGCTCTGCCACGCCGACAGCCTGGCACAGCGGTACGACGTCGTGGGGGACCGGCACGGCCCGGTCCAGGCTGGTGGCGGGGCGGCGGTCCCCCGTCCGGCGGGTGACCCGGGCAGACTGCGGGGATGACGTTCGTACCCGGGTTGGTCCTCGCCCGGCGCTTCCACGACGAGGTGCTGGCCCCGCTGCTGGCCCGGCGCCGGCCCGGGCTGCGGTACGCGGCCGGCCTGCTCGACGGCGGCTCGGAGCTGCTCGGCCTGGACACCGCGCGTTCCACCGACCACGACTGGGGTCCCCGGGCGCTGCTCCTGGTCGACGACCCGGCCGAGGTGGCCCCGCTGCTCAGGCTGCTGGACGCGGAGCTGCCGGCCCGGTTCCTCGACTGGCCGACCCGGTTCCGGGGTGGGCCGGAGGTCCGCCTCGGTGTCGCCGACCCGGCCGGTGAGCGGCACGGGGTGCAGGTGGCCGAGCTGGGCGGTTGGCTGCGCGACCGGCTCGGCTTCGACCCGCGTGGCGGGGTGGGGACGGCGGACTGGCTGGCCACGCCCACCCAGCGGCTGGCCGAGCTGACCGGGGGCGCGGTCTTCCACGACGGTCTCGGCGGGGCGCTGCACACCGTCCGGGCCCGCCTGGCCTGGTATCCGGACGACGTGTGGCGGCACGTGCTGGCCGCCGCGTGGGCCCGCGTCGCGCAGGCCGAGCACCTGGTCGGACGTTGCGCGGAGGTGGGTGACGAGCTGGGCAGCCGGGTGGTCGCCGCCGGGGTCGCCCGGGACCTGATGCGGCTGGGGCTGCTGCTGCACCGCCGCTGGCCCCCGTACGCCAAGTGGCTCGGCACGGTCTTCGCCGGCCTGCCCGCGGCCGGGCCGGTGGTCGCGGCGCTGGTCGACGCCCTCGGCCCCGCCGGCTGGGCGGACCGGCAGGCCGGCCTGGTCCGGGCCCTGGAGACGGTCGCCGGCTGGACCAACGACACCGGCCTGGCCGAGGCGGTCGACCCGACGGCCCGCCCCTTCCACCAGCGGCCCTTCCTGGTGCTCGACGCCGGCCGGTTCGCCGCCGCGCTGCGGGCCGGGATCACCGACCCGGTGCTGCGGGCCCGGCCGCCGCTCGGGGCGGTCGACCAGTACGTCGACAGCGTCGACGTGCTCACCCACCCCGAGCGGGTCCGTCGGGTGGCCGGGGCCCTGCCGCCCGGGTGAGGGCGGTCCGCGGGGTCGGTCAGCCGACCGGCGCGGGCACCGGGGGCGGCCCGTCGACCCGCAGGTCGGTGAGGTCGCGCAGGCGCCGCACGGGGGACAGCAGCAGGGCCAGCGGGGCGAGCGCCGCCGCGCCGGCGAAGAGCAGCAGGGTGACCCGGGTGCCGACGACCCCGGCGAGGGCACCGGCGACCAGGCCGCCGACCGGGATCGCGCCCCAGGAGACGAACCGGACGGTGGCCATCACCCGGGAGAGCAGCTCGGGCGGGCTGGCGGTCTGCCGGTAGGTGCGGGTGGTGACGCTCAGCACCACCACCCCGCCGGCGAAGGCCACGTTGCCGGCGGCGAACGCCAGGTAGGCCGGCCAGCCCACCCCGAGCGGGACGACGGCCGCGCCGAGGACGGCGACCGCGCAGGCGACCAGCAGCGAGCGTGCGGTGCCCCACCGGCCGGTGATCCACGGCGTCAGCGCCGCGCCGAGCACGGAACCGACGCCCTCGACCGCGAGCAGCACGCCGACCAGGGCGGCCGGGGCGTGCAGCTCCCGGACCAGGTGGAGCGGATAGACGGCGAGCTGCGCCCCGCAGACGACGTTGACCGCCGTGGCGGCCCACATCGTCGGGCCCAGCACCGGATGGCGGGTGACGTAGCGCCAGCCCTCCCCGATCAGCTCCCGGACCGGGGGCCACCGGTCGGGGGCGTCGACCCGGCGGGCGGGCAGCGAGCGCAGCAGCGCCGCCGAGACGAGGTAGCCGGCCGCGTCGACCAGCACCGTCGGGACCGCGCCGAGGGCCTGCGCCGCCAGCCCGCCCAGGGACGGCCCGCTGAGCTGGGTGGCGGCATGCGTGGCGGAGGTGAGGCTGTTGCGGGCGTGCAGCTGCTCGCGGGCGACGATCTCCGGGAGGAAAGTGGCGTTGGCGACGTCGAAGAGCACGGTGGCGAAGCCCACCACCAGCGCCACGACCACGAGCTGGGCGACGCTCAACCAACCCCACCACCAGGCCAGCGGAACGGACGCGATCGCCCCGGCGCGGGCCAGGTCGGCGCCGACCTGCGCGCCGCGCAGCGGCAGCCGCTGCACGATCACCCCGGCGGGCAGCCCGATCACCAGCCAGGCGGCGAAGCTCGCCGCGGTGATCAGGCCCATCTCGAAGGCGCTCGCGTCGAGCACGGTCAGTGCGGTCAGCGGCAGCGCCACGGCGCCGACCGCCGACCCGACCGAGCTGGTCGTGCCGGCGGCCCACCATCGCCAGAACACCCCGGCTCCCTGAACGACGGCCATGCCGCCCACCCCCGTACGCGCGAGCCAGTGAGTTCCAATCTGGAACGGACTATAGTCGGCGGGACGGGTCGAGCGGGAGGTGGGACGTGCGACGGGCCGACCTCGGCGACGCGGACTGTGGCATCGCGCAGGCACTCGGCGTGCTCGGCGACTGGTGGACCGTGCTGATCGTCCGCGAGGTCGCCGGAGGCACCACCCGGTTCGACGCCCTCCAGCGGGAGCTGGGCGTGAGCCGGCGCGCCCTGACCGAGCGGCTCGGCGCGCTGGTGGCGAACGGGGTGCTGCGCCGTGAGCCGTACTCGCGGCATCCGCCGCGCCACGACTACCTGCTCACCGCGAAGGGCGAGGGGCTGCTGCCGGTGCTGGTCGCGCTCCAGGACTGGGGCACCCGGCACGTGCTGGGCCAGGGTGACCTCACCGCCACCGCCGAACCCGGCTCCGCCGAGGCGCGCCGGGTGCACGGTCTCGTCGGGCGCCGGCTCCCCCCGGTGCTGCTGCCCCGGCACGACGGCGGCGCGGAGCCACCGGCCGGGACCGGCCGATGGACCGTGCTGTACCTCTTCCCGGGGGCGTTCGCCCCCGCCGCCCAGGGCCTCCCACCGGGCTGGGCGGACATTCCCGGCGCCGTCGGGTGCACGCTGGAATCCCGGACGTACGCCGACCGGCACGCCCGCTTCAGGGACGCCGGTGCGGAGGTACGCGGGGTGAGCACCCAGCGCCCCGACCAGCTCGCCGCCTTCGCCGCGCACGCCCGACTGCCCTACCCGCTCCTGTCCGACCAGGACGGCCGGCTCGCCGCCGGGCTGCTCCTGCCGACCTTCCGGGCCGGCGGGGTGGACCGGTTCAAGCGGCTCACCCTGCTGGTGGACCCGGAGACGGTGATCCGGGAGGTGCAGTTCCCGGTCACCGACCCGGCCGGCTCGGTGGACGAGATGCTCGACCTGGTCCGGCGCCGGTCCCGCCCTCAGGCGGGCGCGACGAAGTAGAAGCGCCGGTAGCCCAGCAGCATCCCCTCGTCGGTCAGCGTGAACACGTCGACGAAGTCCAGGTCGGTCCGGCTCGACGAGCCGGTGTAGCGGCCCGTCACCGCCACCCCGTCGCCGTCCGCGATGACCTTGAAGATCTGGTGCCGGGTCGGCGGGCCGGCGACCTGGGCGTGGATCCGGAGCACCTCGGCCCGGCCCCGGCCCTGCGCCAGGTCCGGCCGCCGCACCTGCACGTGCTCGTCGAGCAGCGAGGCGTAGCCGTCGATGTCGCCCGTGTCGAGATAGTGGTACGACAGTCGCACGTGGTCGACTCCGGCCGCGGTGGCGACAGCGCTGCGCGT
This genomic interval from Micromonospora sp. CCTCC AA 2012012 contains the following:
- a CDS encoding nuclear transport factor 2 family protein; translation: MISHRGSRTRSAVATAAGVDHVRLSYHYLDTGDIDGYASLLDEHVQVRRPDLAQGRGRAEVLRIHAQVAGPPTRHQIFKVIADGDGVAVTGRYTGSSSRTDLDFVDVFTLTDEGMLLGYRRFYFVAPA
- a CDS encoding winged helix-turn-helix transcriptional regulator, which codes for MRRADLGDADCGIAQALGVLGDWWTVLIVREVAGGTTRFDALQRELGVSRRALTERLGALVANGVLRREPYSRHPPRHDYLLTAKGEGLLPVLVALQDWGTRHVLGQGDLTATAEPGSAEARRVHGLVGRRLPPVLLPRHDGGAEPPAGTGRWTVLYLFPGAFAPAAQGLPPGWADIPGAVGCTLESRTYADRHARFRDAGAEVRGVSTQRPDQLAAFAAHARLPYPLLSDQDGRLAAGLLLPTFRAGGVDRFKRLTLLVDPETVIREVQFPVTDPAGSVDEMLDLVRRRSRPQAGATK